From the Phyllopteryx taeniolatus isolate TA_2022b chromosome 16, UOR_Ptae_1.2, whole genome shotgun sequence genome, one window contains:
- the LOC133466270 gene encoding protein phosphatase 1 regulatory subunit 29 isoform X2 produces the protein MQSLSTTSGFIVILSSLLIATRFPSVVNGDCWLIEGDKGYVWLAICSQNQPPYETIPQHINNTVHDLRLNENKLKAVHLNSMYRFTNLTDLNLTKNEISYIEDGAFSGQANLQVLQLGYNKLTNLTEGMMRGLGRMQCLFLQHNLIEVIASNALWECPSLSSIDLSSNKLARIDPSTFTVLNRLMVCELAANPFHCGCDLYSFLIWLESFNNVTHTYDRLQCETPREMFGFPLLSPIPAGHPGRNAKNILYSHCRDGVMIHGMTSLPPDLDGPSGIGPEMFGGVGPYHQPNTSTSTENSFIPSIKLHQVSLSSASLLVQIPKPFSKMYILTQHNHTYVSDVMTLKNKKEMITLNKLKPHTNYTFCVASIRNSQRYNHTCLQFSTRSQNPNNILPTPSTTTHYIMTIVGCLFGMLIVLGFVYYCLRKKRMHDEKKKSICVKKTILEMRYGPEVAAAVANDPAAVHKLQEHTREHHQYHHHHGGKLPMSTSSSSGMLHSANTTSSRLSSIPQVEKMATAFSEAMTSKANYMDIRSGGPGIERLGGDSGHGGIRGEDLRDDDGTDVGDDSDDDGHGSASEISTIAMEVDKVNQIINNCIDALKLDAAAVATSGSSPNPTMSSNPTSPPPNSTATITRGLITLSQGMTESCHVNKIPPPPPLPLPALNTPLSERPGISGGGFVVTPPYRPPPPANAVRPIQRQMSADAAVVIVNAVKKQSSTASCGSVGWERERGGARVYSLDVPEPRSPDACNQQQQYQDRASPVGCGEPLERLPLVGSMSCTGGGGSGCDSGGVGAQHQENQNPHHYQQQTQQQQQLEVQQDYHCSEHRHSVPALYYDGSHQGSPAQKGSFLKPLSRSRKDAASYSQLSPSRHHSSYSGYSSSPEYSSESTLRIWERFRPYRKGQRDEACYVTAGNALRKKVQFAKGEDLHDILDYWKGVSAQQKL, from the exons ATGCAGAGTCTTTCCACCACTTCGGGTTTCATTGTTATTCTCTCCTCACTCCTAATTGCCACCCGCTTTCCCAGCGTGGTCAATGGGGACTGCTGGCTCATTGAAGGGGACAAAGGTTATGTGTGGCTGGCTATCTGCAGTCAGAACCAGCCACCTTACGAGACCATTCCACAACACATCAACAACACTGTCCATGACTTGAGACTCAATGAGAACAAGCTGAAAGCGGTGCACTTAAACTCAATGTACCGCTTTACCAACCTCACAGACCTCAACCTCACCAAGAATGAAATCAGCTACATCGAAGACGGCGCTTTTTCGGGACAAGCTAACCTCCAG GTTCTTCAACTGGGCTACAACAAGCTGACCAACCTAACAGAGGGTATGATGAGAGGGCTCGGCCGCATGCAATGTCTATTCCTCCAGCACAACCTCATTGAAGTTATTGCCAGCAATGCATTATGGGAGTGCCCCAGCCTTAGCAGCATTGATCTGTCGTCCAACAAACTTGCCCGCATTGATCCATCGACCTTCACTGTTCTCAATCGCCTAATGGTTTGTGAACTGGCAGCAAATCCGTTCCATTGTGGCTGCGATCTTTACAGCTTCCTAATCTGGCTAGAATCCTTTAACAACGTCACACACACCTATGATCGTCTCCAGTGTGAGACGCCTCGGGAGATGTTTGGCTTTCCCCTACTGAGCCCCATTCCTGCCGGTCACCCTGGTCGAAATGCCAAAAACATCTTGTACTCCCACTGCAGAGATGGAGTGATGATTCATGGAATGACGTCCCTTCCACCAGACCTGGATGGTCCATCTGGAATTGGTCCTGAGATGTTTGGCGGTGTGGGACCTTACCACCAGCCAAACACCTCCACATCCACAGAAAACAGCTTCATTCCCAGCATCAAGCTCCATCAGGTCTCCTTGTCCTCGGCCTCTCTCCTTGTCCAGATTCCGAAGCCCTTTAGCAAAATGTATATACTAACCCAACACAACCACACATATGTGTCTGATGTTATGACTCTGAAGAACAAGAAGGAAATGATCACCCTCAACAAGCTCAAACCGCACACCAATTATACCTTCTGTGTGGCATCCATCCGTAACTCCCAACGATATAACCACACGTGCCTCCAATTTTCCACACGTTCTCAAAATCCAAACAACATACTCCCCACACCATCAACCACAACACACTACATAATGACCATTGTGGGTTGTCTGTTTGGCATGCTCATTGTTTTGGGCTTTGTCTATTACTGTTTACGTAAGAAACGCATGCATGATGAAAAGAAGAAGTCTATCTGtgtaaagaaaacaatattggAAATGCGTTACGGACCTGAGGTGGCGGCTGCAGTTGCAAATGATCCAGCAGCAGTCCACAAGCTTCAGGAACACACCAGAGAACACCACCAATATCACCACCACCATGGGGGCAAGCTTCCCATGTCCACATCTTCTAGCTCTGGAATGCTTCACTCAGCTAACACTACTTCCTCAAGACTTTCCTCTATTCCCCAGGTGGAAAAAATGGCCACTGCCTTCTCAGAAGCCATGACAAGTAAAGCAAACTACATGGATATCAGAAGTGGAGGGCCAGGAATTGAGAGGCTCGGAGGAGATAGTGGCCACGGAGGTATTCGTGGGGAAGATTTACGGGACGATGACGGCACTGATGTTGGGGATGACTCAGATGACGATGGACATGGCTCTGCGTCAGAGATTTCGACCATCGCCATGGAGGTGGACAAAGTCAACCAAATTATAAACAATTGCATTGATGCGCTGAAGCTGGATGCAGCAGCTGTTGCAACTTCGGGCTCCTCCCCAAATCCTACAATGTCCTCCAACCCTACCTCCCCACCCCCAAACAGCACCGCCACTATTACTCGTGGCTTAATAACACTTTCCCAAGGGATGACTGAATCATGCCACGTTAACAAAATTCCACCTCCACCGCCACTCCCACTCCCTGCTTTGAATACCCCACTTTCCGAGCGCCCAGGGATCAGTGGTGGTGGATTTGTTGTTACCCCTCCCTACAGGCCGCCTCCACCAGCCAATGCCGTACGCCCCATTCAGCGGCAAATGAGTGCAGATGCAGCGGTGGTAATTGTAAATGCTGTCAAGAAACAGAGCAGCACCGCCTCTTGCGGCTCTGTGGGTTGGGAAAGGGAACGTGGAGGGGCTCGTGTCTATAGCCTGGATGTTCCAGAGCCAAGGAGTCCAGATGCCTGcaatcaacaacaacagtacCAAGACCGCGCCAGTCCTGTGGGCTGCGGGGAACCCCTGGAAAGATTGCCGTTAGTGGGGAGTATGAGCTGCACTGGAGGGGGTGGCAGTGGTTGCGACAGTGGTGGTGTTGGTGCCCAACATCAAGAAAACCAAAATCCGCACCATTACCAACAACAGacgcaacaacagcagcagttgGAGGTGCAGCAGGACTACCACTGTTCAGAGCACCGCCACTCTGTCCCAGCTCTTTACTATGATGGCTCCCATCAGGGGTCCCCAGCCCAGAAGGGTTCCTTCCTGAAGCCTCTATCGCGCTCCCGTAAGGATGCAGCATCTTATTCCCAGCTTTCGCCATCTCGCCACCATTCCAGTTACTCTGGCTACTCCTCCAGCCCAGAGTACTCCTCAGAGAGCACACTGAGGATCTGGGAGCGCTTTCGTCCCTACCGTAAAGGCCAGCGTGATGAGGCCTGTTACGTAACGGCCGGTAATGCCCTTCGAAAAAAGGTGCAATTCGCTAAAGGTGAGGACCTGCATGACATCCTGGATTACTGGAAGGGCGTGTCAGCACAGCAAAAGCTTTGA
- the LOC133466270 gene encoding protein phosphatase 1 regulatory subunit 29 isoform X1 — translation MQSLSTTSGFIVILSSLLIATRFPSVVNGDCWLIEGDKGYVWLAICSQNQPPYETIPQHINNTVHDLRLNENKLKAVHLNSMYRFTNLTDLNLTKNEISYIEDGAFSGQANLQVLQLGYNKLTNLTEGMMRGLGRMQCLFLQHNLIEVIASNALWECPSLSSIDLSSNKLARIDPSTFTVLNRLMVCELAANPFHCGCDLYSFLIWLESFNNVTHTYDRLQCETPREMFGFPLLSPIPAGHPGRNAKNILYSHCRDGVMIHGMTSLPPDLDGPSGIGPEMFGGVGPYHQPNTSTSTENSFIPSIKLHQVSLSSASLLVQIPKPFSKMYILTQHNHTYVSDVMTLKNKKEMITLNKLKPHTNYTFCVASIRNSQRYNHTCLQFSTRSQNPNNILPTPSTTTHYIMTIVGCLFGMLIVLGFVYYCLRKKRMHDEKKKSICVKKTILEMRYGPEVAAAVANDPAAVHKLQEHTREHHQYHHHHGGKLPMSTSSSSGMLHSANTTSSRLSSIPQVEKMATAFSEAMTSKANYMDIRSGGPGIERLGGDSGHGGIRGEDLRDDDGTDVGDDSDDDGHGSASEISTIAMEVDKVNQIINNCIDALKLDAAAVATSGSSPNPTMSSNPTSPPPNSTATITRGLITLSQGMTESCHVNKIPPPPPLPLPALNTPLSERPGISGGGFVVTPPYRPPPPANAVRPIQRQMSADAAVVIVNAVKKQSSTASCGSVGWERERGGARVYSLDVPEPRSPDACNQQQQYQDRASPVGCGEPLERLPLVGSMSCTGGGGSGCDSGGVGAQHQENQNPHHYQQQTQQQQQLEVQQDYHCSEHRHSVPALYYDGSHQGSPAQKGSFLKPLSRSRKDAASYSQLSPSRHHSSYSGYSSSPEYSSESTLRIWERFRPYRKGQRDEACYVTAGNALRKKVQFAKVFPVFLIAVTPATKPAACSLHCLSPVHATTCQHTQDHLHYLPK, via the exons ATGCAGAGTCTTTCCACCACTTCGGGTTTCATTGTTATTCTCTCCTCACTCCTAATTGCCACCCGCTTTCCCAGCGTGGTCAATGGGGACTGCTGGCTCATTGAAGGGGACAAAGGTTATGTGTGGCTGGCTATCTGCAGTCAGAACCAGCCACCTTACGAGACCATTCCACAACACATCAACAACACTGTCCATGACTTGAGACTCAATGAGAACAAGCTGAAAGCGGTGCACTTAAACTCAATGTACCGCTTTACCAACCTCACAGACCTCAACCTCACCAAGAATGAAATCAGCTACATCGAAGACGGCGCTTTTTCGGGACAAGCTAACCTCCAG GTTCTTCAACTGGGCTACAACAAGCTGACCAACCTAACAGAGGGTATGATGAGAGGGCTCGGCCGCATGCAATGTCTATTCCTCCAGCACAACCTCATTGAAGTTATTGCCAGCAATGCATTATGGGAGTGCCCCAGCCTTAGCAGCATTGATCTGTCGTCCAACAAACTTGCCCGCATTGATCCATCGACCTTCACTGTTCTCAATCGCCTAATGGTTTGTGAACTGGCAGCAAATCCGTTCCATTGTGGCTGCGATCTTTACAGCTTCCTAATCTGGCTAGAATCCTTTAACAACGTCACACACACCTATGATCGTCTCCAGTGTGAGACGCCTCGGGAGATGTTTGGCTTTCCCCTACTGAGCCCCATTCCTGCCGGTCACCCTGGTCGAAATGCCAAAAACATCTTGTACTCCCACTGCAGAGATGGAGTGATGATTCATGGAATGACGTCCCTTCCACCAGACCTGGATGGTCCATCTGGAATTGGTCCTGAGATGTTTGGCGGTGTGGGACCTTACCACCAGCCAAACACCTCCACATCCACAGAAAACAGCTTCATTCCCAGCATCAAGCTCCATCAGGTCTCCTTGTCCTCGGCCTCTCTCCTTGTCCAGATTCCGAAGCCCTTTAGCAAAATGTATATACTAACCCAACACAACCACACATATGTGTCTGATGTTATGACTCTGAAGAACAAGAAGGAAATGATCACCCTCAACAAGCTCAAACCGCACACCAATTATACCTTCTGTGTGGCATCCATCCGTAACTCCCAACGATATAACCACACGTGCCTCCAATTTTCCACACGTTCTCAAAATCCAAACAACATACTCCCCACACCATCAACCACAACACACTACATAATGACCATTGTGGGTTGTCTGTTTGGCATGCTCATTGTTTTGGGCTTTGTCTATTACTGTTTACGTAAGAAACGCATGCATGATGAAAAGAAGAAGTCTATCTGtgtaaagaaaacaatattggAAATGCGTTACGGACCTGAGGTGGCGGCTGCAGTTGCAAATGATCCAGCAGCAGTCCACAAGCTTCAGGAACACACCAGAGAACACCACCAATATCACCACCACCATGGGGGCAAGCTTCCCATGTCCACATCTTCTAGCTCTGGAATGCTTCACTCAGCTAACACTACTTCCTCAAGACTTTCCTCTATTCCCCAGGTGGAAAAAATGGCCACTGCCTTCTCAGAAGCCATGACAAGTAAAGCAAACTACATGGATATCAGAAGTGGAGGGCCAGGAATTGAGAGGCTCGGAGGAGATAGTGGCCACGGAGGTATTCGTGGGGAAGATTTACGGGACGATGACGGCACTGATGTTGGGGATGACTCAGATGACGATGGACATGGCTCTGCGTCAGAGATTTCGACCATCGCCATGGAGGTGGACAAAGTCAACCAAATTATAAACAATTGCATTGATGCGCTGAAGCTGGATGCAGCAGCTGTTGCAACTTCGGGCTCCTCCCCAAATCCTACAATGTCCTCCAACCCTACCTCCCCACCCCCAAACAGCACCGCCACTATTACTCGTGGCTTAATAACACTTTCCCAAGGGATGACTGAATCATGCCACGTTAACAAAATTCCACCTCCACCGCCACTCCCACTCCCTGCTTTGAATACCCCACTTTCCGAGCGCCCAGGGATCAGTGGTGGTGGATTTGTTGTTACCCCTCCCTACAGGCCGCCTCCACCAGCCAATGCCGTACGCCCCATTCAGCGGCAAATGAGTGCAGATGCAGCGGTGGTAATTGTAAATGCTGTCAAGAAACAGAGCAGCACCGCCTCTTGCGGCTCTGTGGGTTGGGAAAGGGAACGTGGAGGGGCTCGTGTCTATAGCCTGGATGTTCCAGAGCCAAGGAGTCCAGATGCCTGcaatcaacaacaacagtacCAAGACCGCGCCAGTCCTGTGGGCTGCGGGGAACCCCTGGAAAGATTGCCGTTAGTGGGGAGTATGAGCTGCACTGGAGGGGGTGGCAGTGGTTGCGACAGTGGTGGTGTTGGTGCCCAACATCAAGAAAACCAAAATCCGCACCATTACCAACAACAGacgcaacaacagcagcagttgGAGGTGCAGCAGGACTACCACTGTTCAGAGCACCGCCACTCTGTCCCAGCTCTTTACTATGATGGCTCCCATCAGGGGTCCCCAGCCCAGAAGGGTTCCTTCCTGAAGCCTCTATCGCGCTCCCGTAAGGATGCAGCATCTTATTCCCAGCTTTCGCCATCTCGCCACCATTCCAGTTACTCTGGCTACTCCTCCAGCCCAGAGTACTCCTCAGAGAGCACACTGAGGATCTGGGAGCGCTTTCGTCCCTACCGTAAAGGCCAGCGTGATGAGGCCTGTTACGTAACGGCCGGTAATGCCCTTCGAAAAAAGGTGCAATTCGCTAAAG